A genome region from Chitinivibrionia bacterium includes the following:
- a CDS encoding RsmD family RNA methyltransferase, with product MVLSVSGGKYKRTQIKIPDNLSDFRPTKAITREAICNILQGKIAGSTVLELCAGSAVFSMEMISRGALNAKAIEKNAALCEFVQKQTKKYQWSEQLEILSGDATDFARGANKKFDIIYFDPPYYKDELNALTKELPTLLNDGGTLIFEFATDDSFAFQIATEMNGNIRKYGKTTVLLLTK from the coding sequence ATGGTACTGTCTGTAAGCGGCGGGAAATACAAGCGCACACAAATAAAAATCCCCGATAATTTAAGCGATTTTCGTCCGACAAAGGCGATAACTCGCGAGGCAATCTGCAATATTCTGCAAGGAAAAATTGCAGGAAGCACGGTTTTGGAACTTTGTGCGGGAAGCGCCGTTTTTTCTATGGAAATGATAAGTCGGGGAGCGTTGAACGCCAAAGCAATCGAAAAAAATGCCGCGCTTTGCGAATTTGTTCAAAAGCAAACAAAAAAATACCAATGGAGTGAGCAATTAGAAATTTTAAGCGGCGACGCAACGGATTTTGCGCGAGGAGCGAATAAAAAATTCGACATAATCTATTTTGACCCGCCGTATTACAAGGACGAACTTAATGCGCTGACAAAGGAACTGCCCACTCTTCTTAATGATGGCGGAACTTTGATTTTTGAATTTGCGACGGACGATAGTTTTGCATTCCAGATTGCGACTGAAATGAACGGCAATATTCGCAAATACGGAAAAACGACGGTTTTGTTGCTTACAAAATAG
- a CDS encoding UvrD-helicase domain-containing protein: MYDEIINSLNKVQREAVFYDGGSELVFAGAGTGKTKVLTSKIAWLLKEKHLYPNQIFAATFTKKAANEMRERVALAIGQSVEGMWIGTFHSLCSKILHTEAAKIGFTRNFTIYDTSDQQTLLKSVMKEAGADEARYPVKSMLSIISSHKNRFELPEALFAKLNAYSDRKIVELYAGYQNALKKANAMDYDDLMLQTLMLFDSDKETLKKYQNYFKFILVDEYQDTNHVQFLLIQLLSGGKTPVFAVGDDDQSIYSWRGAQIENILNFEHHFPNAKKFKLEQNYRSTEQILNFANTMIGASVKKRSGKELWTNKKDGSNVKVYNYSSDLMEAQRVCNEIVSAIAKGHSPSEIAVLYRTNAQSRLFEQHLQGKAPYVVVGGMSFYERKEIKDILAYLKFLVNPQDDVSLLRILNVPARGIGATSQEKIVVAAREIGVSCGEFIVSGGAQTLLRAKAADGVNDLRKIIINLRENMEKLSAKDLITEVLEQTNYIKILLEEKTEEANDRAENVKELVNAVSFWQMKNEEGNIADFIEEITLSSAIDEAEGTAEAVNLMTFHTAKGLEFDKVFLVGVEDDILPSGMSRDDSQKMDEECRLFYVGITRARKELNCSFAARRMRFGGIKPMYPSPFFTKIPKNTYTMFNLANEYDMGGFGNNFSFSQRNSAPSISKNVFSTPNTRATPDFVEKRVYVEDESLGFSGSAKKLRAGTMVSHTKFGVGRVLSITGFAEEERATILFDGGVRKQLMTSIAKLDIL; this comes from the coding sequence ATGTATGACGAAATTATTAATTCGCTGAATAAAGTGCAGAGAGAGGCGGTATTTTACGATGGCGGAAGCGAACTTGTTTTTGCGGGAGCGGGAACAGGAAAAACCAAGGTGCTCACCTCAAAAATAGCTTGGTTGCTTAAAGAAAAACATCTTTATCCAAACCAAATTTTTGCCGCAACTTTCACCAAAAAAGCCGCCAACGAAATGCGGGAGCGCGTCGCGCTTGCCATAGGGCAGAGCGTCGAAGGTATGTGGATTGGAACTTTTCACTCGCTTTGTTCCAAAATTTTGCATACCGAAGCGGCAAAAATCGGCTTTACTCGGAATTTTACCATATACGACACAAGCGACCAGCAAACGCTTCTGAAATCCGTTATGAAAGAGGCGGGCGCGGATGAAGCGCGTTATCCTGTCAAGTCTATGCTTTCGATTATTTCGTCGCACAAAAACAGATTTGAACTTCCCGAGGCGCTTTTTGCTAAACTTAACGCATATTCCGACAGAAAAATCGTGGAACTTTACGCGGGTTATCAAAACGCGCTCAAAAAAGCAAACGCTATGGATTACGACGACTTAATGCTTCAAACCCTTATGCTTTTTGACAGCGACAAAGAAACTTTGAAAAAATACCAAAATTACTTCAAATTTATACTTGTGGACGAATATCAGGATACAAATCACGTGCAATTTTTGCTTATACAGTTGCTTTCAGGTGGCAAAACTCCCGTTTTTGCGGTGGGGGACGACGACCAGTCGATATATAGTTGGCGAGGCGCGCAAATCGAAAATATTTTGAATTTCGAGCATCATTTTCCGAATGCAAAAAAGTTTAAGTTAGAGCAGAATTATCGTTCTACCGAGCAAATTCTGAACTTCGCAAACACTATGATTGGAGCAAGCGTAAAAAAACGTTCGGGAAAAGAGTTATGGACAAACAAAAAAGACGGAAGCAACGTTAAAGTCTATAATTATTCGAGCGATCTTATGGAAGCGCAACGGGTTTGCAACGAAATAGTTTCGGCGATTGCAAAAGGACACTCTCCAAGCGAAATTGCTGTTTTGTATCGCACAAACGCGCAGTCGCGACTTTTTGAACAGCATTTGCAGGGGAAAGCGCCATACGTGGTTGTCGGCGGAATGTCGTTTTACGAGCGAAAAGAAATCAAGGATATTCTGGCGTACCTTAAATTTTTGGTAAATCCGCAGGACGACGTATCGCTTTTGCGAATATTAAATGTTCCTGCGCGGGGGATAGGCGCGACAAGTCAGGAGAAAATTGTTGTGGCGGCGCGAGAAATCGGCGTTAGTTGCGGCGAGTTTATTGTTTCGGGAGGCGCGCAAACATTGCTTCGCGCAAAAGCGGCGGACGGCGTTAATGATTTGCGAAAAATTATAATAAATCTCCGCGAAAATATGGAAAAATTAAGCGCAAAAGACCTTATAACCGAAGTTTTGGAACAGACGAATTACATAAAAATTTTGCTTGAAGAAAAAACAGAAGAAGCAAACGACAGGGCGGAAAACGTAAAGGAATTGGTGAACGCCGTGTCTTTTTGGCAAATGAAAAACGAAGAGGGCAACATAGCCGATTTTATAGAAGAAATAACGCTTTCATCAGCGATTGACGAAGCGGAGGGGACTGCGGAAGCGGTTAATCTTATGACTTTCCATACTGCAAAGGGGCTTGAGTTCGACAAAGTGTTTCTGGTCGGAGTTGAAGACGATATTTTGCCGTCGGGAATGTCGCGCGACGACTCACAAAAGATGGACGAAGAATGCCGTCTTTTTTACGTCGGAATTACCCGTGCGCGAAAGGAACTAAACTGCTCTTTTGCGGCGCGCAGAATGCGTTTCGGCGGAATAAAACCGATGTATCCGTCGCCGTTTTTTACCAAAATTCCGAAAAATACTTACACAATGTTTAACTTGGCGAACGAATACGATATGGGCGGCTTTGGTAATAATTTTTCGTTTTCGCAAAGAAATAGCGCACCGAGCATTTCCAAAAATGTATTTTCTACTCCAAACACGCGAGCAACACCTGATTTTGTTGAAAAACGCGTTTATGTGGAAGACGAAAGTTTGGGATTTTCGGGCAGTGCAAAAAAATTGCGGGCAGGGACTATGGTGAGCCATACAAAATTTGGCGTCGGGAGAGTTTTGAGCATTACGGGCTTTGCCGAGGAAGAACGCGCAACAATTTTGTTTGACGGCGGAGTAAGAAAGCAACTTATGACAAGCATAGCCAAATTGGATATACTTTGA
- the gatC gene encoding Asp-tRNA(Asn)/Glu-tRNA(Gln) amidotransferase subunit GatC gives MGNVDIAEIEKIAHIARIEMSDKEKADMAKSVNEVLDYLEPLKKVNTDGVKPTMYMSANSGVFREDVAGIEFTQEEALANAPVPKKGHFAVPKVIG, from the coding sequence ATGGGAAATGTAGATATTGCGGAAATCGAAAAAATAGCGCATATTGCACGCATAGAAATGAGCGACAAAGAAAAAGCGGATATGGCAAAGTCCGTAAACGAAGTGCTTGACTACTTGGAGCCGCTTAAAAAAGTAAATACCGACGGCGTAAAGCCAACAATGTATATGTCGGCGAACAGCGGTGTTTTTCGTGAAGATGTTGCGGGTATAGAATTTACTCAGGAAGAAGCTCTTGCAAATGCGCCCGTGCCGAAAAAAGGACATTTTGCGGTGCCGAAAGTGATAGGTTAA
- a CDS encoding methyltransferase domain-containing protein, producing the protein MVTDIKSNYTSPAGKEFTLVAGRFAGVSPASKVLDIGCGYGDGVCNIVSEFRCKATGIDINKDNIKIAQSAAEQRRISHLITFKTGDILKEPHFDKNFDLVLAEGGVLTMLERQKSIEMISDLLAFRGWLAFSDLILLCDKEKIPPEILHIYDNERFNYETESGYRKLLKSAGYDIHLMTLVPQSGWDNYYAHMARRLEDQTGFFADKQVKTFFHREMDIFYRLEAFKYVGYLFGLVRKSS; encoded by the coding sequence ATGGTTACCGACATAAAAAGCAACTATACCTCTCCGGCAGGCAAAGAATTTACGCTTGTGGCAGGGCGTTTTGCAGGGGTTTCGCCCGCAAGCAAGGTTTTGGATATAGGTTGCGGCTACGGCGACGGCGTTTGTAATATTGTTTCGGAATTTCGCTGTAAAGCAACGGGTATCGATATAAACAAAGACAACATAAAAATTGCCCAGAGCGCCGCCGAACAAAGACGAATAAGCCACTTAATCACCTTCAAGACAGGCGACATACTGAAAGAGCCGCATTTCGACAAAAATTTCGATTTGGTGCTTGCCGAGGGCGGTGTTTTAACTATGCTTGAACGTCAGAAAAGTATAGAAATGATAAGCGATTTGCTCGCATTTCGCGGCTGGCTTGCCTTTTCGGACTTAATTCTTCTCTGCGACAAAGAAAAAATTCCGCCCGAAATTCTGCACATATACGACAACGAAAGATTTAACTACGAAACAGAGTCGGGCTACCGAAAACTCCTGAAATCCGCCGGCTATGACATTCACCTGATGACCCTTGTCCCTCAAAGCGGTTGGGACAACTACTACGCCCACATGGCGCGCCGCTTGGAAGACCAAACAGGCTTCTTCGCCGACAAACAAGTGAAGACATTCTTCCATCGGGAAATGGATATTTTCTACCGCTTGGAAGCGTTTAAGTATGTCGGTTATTTGTTCGGTTTGGTCAGGAAGTCGTCTTAA
- a CDS encoding SPOR domain-containing protein, giving the protein MVITRLLSAGALTLALAGCGLFDGNNRNNRRDAIPPPPTPAAEQRGDTRGADALFNEFFDVAPVQQATTPPPAQRVIAPEPPRQPERNFTFSPTGRYVVQVSTVANPDLANSIAQRFERMGYPAYVARVENPTTSLIGTFFRVRIGGFARVSEANNFGETVLRPLGYDFWVDNRSNDHVGMGGSGLGSFDFEPTITTIPPSTYTPAPAPTPTPAAETAPTTPTVVTVSTPATAPIFVPEADDTFDADASQTGSGWDDFAW; this is encoded by the coding sequence ATGGTTATTACGCGTTTATTATCGGCAGGAGCGTTAACGCTTGCATTAGCAGGTTGCGGATTGTTTGACGGCAACAACAGAAACAACAGAAGAGACGCAATCCCACCGCCACCGACACCGGCGGCAGAACAAAGAGGCGACACCAGAGGAGCGGACGCTCTTTTTAACGAATTTTTTGACGTAGCGCCCGTTCAACAGGCAACTACTCCGCCGCCCGCGCAACGAGTTATCGCCCCCGAGCCCCCGAGACAGCCCGAAAGAAATTTCACATTCTCGCCGACAGGAAGATACGTTGTGCAGGTTTCAACTGTTGCAAATCCCGATTTGGCAAACAGCATAGCACAAAGATTTGAAAGAATGGGTTATCCTGCTTATGTAGCGCGCGTCGAAAACCCCACAACTTCATTGATAGGTACATTTTTCAGAGTTCGTATAGGTGGATTTGCTCGTGTTAGCGAAGCAAATAATTTCGGAGAAACGGTATTGAGACCGCTCGGCTATGATTTTTGGGTTGATAATCGCTCAAACGACCACGTCGGAATGGGTGGTAGCGGACTTGGCTCTTTTGACTTTGAGCCTACCATAACGACAATCCCGCCGTCAACTTATACACCTGCACCAGCACCAACCCCGACCCCTGCCGCGGAGACTGCACCGACAACACCGACAGTGGTTACAGTATCAACACCTGCAACAGCGCCGATTTTTGTGCCCGAAGCGGACGATACGTTTGATGCGGACGCTTCTCAAACAGGTAGCGGTTGGGATGACTTTGCTTGGTAG
- the hisB gene encoding imidazoleglycerol-phosphate dehydratase HisB: protein MTRTATIERKTKETDIKITLNLDGSGTGICKSGNGVFDHLLTLFTKHGLFDLDLKCDGDIEVDFHHSAEDIGIALGQAFKEALSEKRGIMRYSSVYIPMDETLVRAVIDLSGRSNLIYEENLRDRIINSFEVDLVYDFLKGFCDFCGATLHLDILRSRNSHHAVEAIFKALGRSLRLAASIDERAKNEIPSTKGVL, encoded by the coding sequence ATGACGAGAACAGCGACAATCGAAAGAAAGACCAAAGAAACCGACATAAAGATAACGTTGAATTTAGACGGTAGCGGCACAGGTATCTGCAAAAGCGGAAACGGAGTTTTCGACCACCTGCTCACGCTTTTTACCAAGCACGGGCTTTTTGACTTGGACTTAAAATGCGACGGCGATATTGAGGTTGATTTTCACCACAGCGCTGAAGACATCGGCATTGCACTCGGTCAGGCGTTTAAGGAAGCATTGAGCGAAAAACGCGGAATTATGCGCTATTCTTCGGTGTATATTCCGATGGACGAAACCTTGGTGCGCGCGGTAATTGACTTGAGCGGGCGTAGCAATCTGATTTACGAAGAGAACCTGCGCGACAGAATAATAAATTCATTCGAGGTGGATTTGGTCTATGATTTTTTGAAAGGGTTCTGCGATTTTTGCGGCGCAACCCTTCATCTGGACATCTTGCGAAGCCGAAACAGCCATCACGCAGTCGAGGCAATTTTTAAGGCATTGGGACGCTCTTTACGCCTTGCGGCAAGTATCGACGAAAGAGCAAAAAATGAAATTCCGTCAACAAAAGGTGTTTTGTGA
- a CDS encoding beta galactosidase jelly roll domain-containing protein — translation MMTPLTNWKILTPSNENLFGDIISSENFEITSDWVNTTIPMSVVGSLYEAKKIEDIYFGKNMFNLNGFKTEAKSHFSWHAMPENSPYKLPTWYRTEFETDDKNTDNRWWIKFHGINFRAEIWINGKRIATETGCAGSYRQYDFDITKWVRRYNKNIVAVKITAQRHDELGLTFVDWSPTPPDDGAGLWQRVELYSTGKIAIKELFVDPVLSGDLKMADVNFSCRLVNNTDEKFVGKLKIMLDEGQFIEFGVNIEKHDEELIVEKGVLFDKNFALWFPHDMGEQRLYSLFVALTDENCREIETANVRYAYRKIESKINEFGAREIWVNKQKVLIRGAAYAPDILLRQDFQKENIETDYIKAMNFNAVRFEGFLGSDNLFNLCDEKGILVLAGWSCCTHWEKWDKWMPEDYHIAEESLKSQLLRLRNHPSLAVWFYGSDFPPVPKVEKIYLAVLSKYAPNLVSVSSAAKFPSAITGESGMKMSGPYGFVPPAYWYDDNMNGAAHSFNAETCPDASLPRYESAIKYLPENERFVGSPSWNFHCGVSCFEDSETTNNGLEKRYGVSRKDFKKFLQVGQIMGYECWRAMYEAYGRNFPDGTGVIGWMLNSSWGKNFWQLYDYYLVPTGGFYGAQKACEQVHCQYSYDDNSIWAVNFSQKTSEFSLDITLYNKTSDVIYEESRKIKLESGQRTKISTVQFDKINEDFFILHLDYKTQTNTYWLSKKRDEFVQEHTRECWYYRPQTKYADFSPILTMPKTSLKTVLKKDGRNAEITVLNTENHFAAAIQLDFMTENGELFYPIKFSENLLWLPPQSVRKINATILENSHISFDNLTLRVEAINS, via the coding sequence ATGATGACACCACTGACAAATTGGAAAATACTTACGCCGAGCAACGAAAACTTGTTCGGCGATATTATTTCAAGCGAGAACTTTGAGATAACAAGTGATTGGGTCAATACAACAATACCGATGTCGGTTGTCGGCTCGCTTTATGAGGCAAAAAAAATCGAAGATATATATTTTGGTAAAAATATGTTTAATTTGAACGGCTTCAAAACGGAGGCAAAAAGTCATTTTTCTTGGCACGCAATGCCCGAAAATTCGCCGTATAAATTACCGACTTGGTATCGTACCGAATTTGAAACAGACGACAAAAACACAGATAATCGTTGGTGGATTAAGTTTCACGGAATAAATTTTCGCGCAGAAATTTGGATAAACGGAAAGCGAATAGCAACCGAAACAGGTTGTGCAGGCTCATACAGACAATACGATTTCGACATAACAAAATGGGTTCGCCGATATAATAAGAATATCGTCGCCGTAAAAATCACGGCTCAACGCCACGACGAGCTGGGACTTACCTTTGTTGATTGGTCGCCCACTCCACCTGACGACGGCGCAGGCTTGTGGCAGAGAGTAGAACTCTATTCCACAGGAAAAATCGCAATAAAGGAACTTTTTGTCGACCCTGTTTTATCGGGCGACTTAAAAATGGCGGACGTAAATTTTTCGTGCAGATTGGTAAATAACACCGACGAAAAATTTGTCGGAAAACTAAAAATTATGCTCGACGAAGGACAATTTATAGAATTTGGCGTAAATATCGAAAAACACGACGAAGAACTAATCGTGGAAAAAGGCGTGCTTTTTGATAAAAATTTCGCGCTGTGGTTTCCGCACGATATGGGAGAGCAACGCTTATACTCGCTTTTTGTTGCACTTACCGACGAAAACTGCAGAGAGATAGAGACGGCAAATGTCCGATACGCGTACCGTAAAATAGAAAGCAAAATAAACGAATTCGGCGCACGTGAAATTTGGGTAAATAAACAAAAAGTTCTTATTCGCGGAGCAGCTTACGCACCTGATATTTTGCTTCGACAAGACTTTCAAAAAGAAAACATTGAAACCGATTACATAAAAGCAATGAATTTCAATGCTGTCAGATTTGAGGGATTTTTAGGAAGCGACAATCTCTTTAATCTGTGCGACGAAAAGGGGATTTTGGTACTTGCGGGTTGGTCTTGTTGCACGCATTGGGAAAAGTGGGACAAATGGATGCCCGAAGATTACCACATAGCCGAAGAATCGCTTAAATCACAGCTTTTGCGTTTGCGAAATCATCCGTCGTTGGCAGTTTGGTTTTACGGAAGTGATTTTCCGCCCGTGCCGAAAGTCGAAAAAATTTACCTTGCCGTGTTAAGTAAATACGCTCCTAATCTCGTCAGCGTTTCGTCTGCCGCCAAATTTCCGTCGGCAATTACGGGTGAAAGCGGAATGAAAATGAGCGGTCCTTACGGCTTTGTTCCGCCTGCTTATTGGTATGACGATAATATGAACGGAGCGGCACATTCGTTTAATGCCGAAACTTGCCCCGACGCATCGCTTCCCCGATACGAGTCTGCAATAAAATATTTGCCCGAAAACGAACGTTTTGTCGGTTCGCCATCTTGGAATTTTCATTGCGGAGTTTCGTGTTTTGAAGATAGTGAAACGACAAATAACGGTCTTGAAAAACGCTATGGTGTTTCTCGCAAGGATTTCAAAAAATTCTTGCAAGTCGGACAAATTATGGGCTACGAATGTTGGCGGGCGATGTATGAAGCGTATGGTCGAAATTTTCCCGACGGAACGGGAGTTATCGGTTGGATGCTTAATTCAAGCTGGGGAAAGAATTTTTGGCAACTTTACGACTATTACTTAGTTCCCACAGGCGGGTTTTACGGCGCGCAAAAGGCTTGCGAGCAAGTTCACTGCCAATATTCTTACGACGATAATTCGATTTGGGCAGTAAATTTTTCGCAAAAAACAAGCGAATTTTCATTGGATATAACACTCTACAACAAAACGAGTGATGTCATTTACGAAGAAAGTCGCAAAATAAAACTTGAAAGCGGACAAAGAACAAAAATTTCGACTGTGCAATTCGATAAAATCAACGAAGACTTTTTCATTTTGCACTTAGACTACAAAACGCAAACAAATACCTATTGGTTAAGCAAAAAGAGAGACGAATTTGTTCAGGAGCATACGCGAGAATGTTGGTATTATCGACCACAAACAAAATATGCCGACTTTTCGCCGATTTTAACTATGCCAAAAACGTCATTGAAAACCGTACTGAAAAAAGACGGAAGAAATGCCGAAATCACGGTTCTAAATACGGAAAATCACTTCGCCGCCGCTATTCAATTAGATTTTATGACGGAAAACGGTGAATTGTTTTATCCGATAAAGTTCAGCGAAAACCTGCTTTGGCTTCCTCCGCAAAGCGTAAGAAAAATCAATGCGACAATACTCGAAAATTCACATATTTCGTTTGATAATCTGACGTTGCGTGTTGAAGCGATAAATAGCTGA
- the purB gene encoding adenylosuccinate lyase, translating into MSKIENVLAKRYAAEQIKKIWSGEGKVIKERELWIAVIKAQKELGLNIPAEAIEAYEKVKENVNLQNIADRERINKHDVKARIEEFCDLAGFEHIHKGMTSRDLTENVEQLQIFESLKIIREKAICALIKMSERAKEYQDLIITARTHNVAAQPTTLGKRIAMFGEELLMGIESLDRLIENYAVRGIKGAVGTQLDLITLFNGDKNKVAELENLIVKHLGISKTMNAVGQVYPRMSDYEVAASLYNLTAGAGSFCTTLRIMAGADTAAEGFVKGQVGSSAMPHKMNSRSCERVNGFRIILSGYVAMLSGLSGNQWNEGDVSCSVVRRVALPDAFFATDGLFETFLSILDQMEVFEAVIQRENEYYFPFLSTTTILMESVKKGIGRELAHEIIKENAVAVVRNLRNGKISKNNLLERLAESPLGLSLNELQAIIDRGEDLIGSAKEQVDEFVRQTEVWSEKFPKAKEYAVVAIL; encoded by the coding sequence ATGAGCAAAATAGAGAACGTTTTGGCGAAAAGATACGCCGCCGAGCAAATAAAAAAGATTTGGTCGGGTGAAGGCAAAGTAATAAAGGAACGCGAATTGTGGATAGCCGTTATAAAAGCGCAGAAAGAATTGGGTTTGAATATTCCTGCGGAGGCGATTGAGGCGTACGAAAAAGTGAAAGAAAACGTTAATTTGCAAAATATAGCCGACCGCGAAAGAATTAACAAGCACGATGTTAAAGCAAGAATAGAAGAATTTTGCGACTTGGCGGGTTTTGAACACATCCACAAAGGAATGACCAGCCGCGATTTAACCGAAAACGTAGAGCAACTTCAAATTTTTGAGTCTCTTAAAATTATAAGGGAAAAAGCGATTTGCGCACTGATTAAAATGAGCGAGCGAGCAAAAGAATACCAAGATTTGATAATCACCGCAAGAACACACAACGTAGCCGCGCAACCTACAACTTTGGGAAAACGAATTGCAATGTTCGGCGAAGAACTACTAATGGGTATTGAAAGTTTGGACAGGCTTATAGAAAATTACGCAGTTCGCGGAATAAAAGGCGCGGTCGGAACGCAATTAGACCTGATAACGCTTTTTAACGGCGATAAAAATAAAGTCGCAGAACTCGAAAATTTAATAGTAAAGCATTTAGGTATTTCCAAAACAATGAACGCTGTAGGACAAGTTTACCCGAGAATGTCGGATTACGAAGTCGCCGCCTCCCTTTACAATTTAACGGCAGGCGCAGGCAGTTTTTGCACGACTTTGCGCATAATGGCAGGAGCTGATACCGCTGCCGAAGGCTTTGTAAAAGGTCAAGTCGGAAGCAGTGCAATGCCGCACAAAATGAACAGTCGTTCGTGCGAGCGCGTAAATGGTTTTCGCATAATTTTGTCGGGATATGTCGCAATGCTTTCGGGACTTTCGGGCAATCAGTGGAACGAGGGCGATGTTTCGTGCAGCGTAGTTCGCAGAGTAGCGTTGCCCGACGCATTTTTTGCAACTGACGGACTTTTCGAGACATTTTTGAGCATTTTAGACCAAATGGAAGTCTTTGAAGCCGTAATTCAGCGTGAAAACGAGTATTATTTCCCGTTCCTCTCGACTACCACAATACTTATGGAAAGCGTGAAAAAAGGCATTGGCAGAGAACTTGCGCACGAAATAATAAAAGAAAACGCGGTCGCAGTTGTTCGCAATTTGCGAAACGGAAAAATCTCCAAAAACAATTTACTCGAACGTCTTGCAGAAAGTCCTTTAGGCTTGTCGCTCAACGAATTACAAGCGATTATCGACAGAGGCGAAGATTTAATCGGCTCAGCAAAAGAGCAGGTTGATGAATTTGTCCGACAAACAGAAGTTTGGAGTGAAAAATTTCCAAAAGCTAAAGAATATGCCGTTGTAGCTATTTTGTAA